In one Columba livia isolate bColLiv1 breed racing homer chromosome 23, bColLiv1.pat.W.v2, whole genome shotgun sequence genomic region, the following are encoded:
- the RARA gene encoding retinoic acid receptor alpha isoform X3, which translates to MSFLSAWIPRRLRGLEMSTCIFPPHGLSPPAPAVETQSTSSEEIVPSPPSPPPLPRIYKPCFVCQDKSSGYHYGVSACEGCKGFFRRSIQKNMVYTCHRDKNCIINKVTRNRCQYCRLQKCFEVGMSKESVRNDRNKKKKDVPKPECSESYIVTPEVEELIEKVRKAHQETFPALCQLGKYTTKNSSEQRVSLDIDLWDKFSELSTKCIIKTVEFAKQLPGFTTLTIADQITLLKAACLDILILRICTRYTPEQDTMTFSDGLTLNRTQMHNAGFGPLTDLVFAFANQLLPLEMDDAETGLLSAICLICGDRQDLEQPDRVDKLQEPLLEALKVYVRKRRPNRPHMFPKMLMKITDLRSISAKGAERVITLKMEIPGSMPPLIQEMLENSEGMDTLGGQPGGPRAGSLGPPPGSCSPSLSPSSNRSSPATHSP; encoded by the exons atgtcttttttgtcCGCCTGGATTCCACGTCGGCTCCGTGGCCTGGAAATGTCAACTTGCATCTTCCCGCCTCACGGCCTCTCCCCACCGGCCCCGG CCGTCGAGACGCAGAGCACCAGCTCGGAGGAGATCGTGCCCAGCCCCCCCTCGCCCCCCCCTCTGCCCCGCATCTACAAGCCCTGTTTCGTCTGCCAGGACAAGTCCTCCGGGTACCACTACGGGGTCAGCGCCTGTGAGGGCTGCAAG GGTTTCTTCCGCCGCAGCATCCAGAAGAACATGGTGTACACGTGCCACCGGGACAAGAACTGCATCATCAACAAGGTGACGCGCAACCGGTGCCAGTACTGCCGCCTCCAGAAGTGCTTCGAAGTCGGCATGTCCAAGGAGT CCGTCCGCAATGACCGgaacaagaagaagaaggacGTGCCCAAGCCGGAGTGCTCGGAGAGCTACATCGTCACGCCCGAGGTGGAGGAGCTCATCGAGAAGGTGCGCAAAGCCCACCAGGAGACCTTCCCCGCGCTCTGCCAGCTCGGCAAATACACTACG AAAAACAGCTCGGAGCAGCGAGTCTCGCTGGACATCGACCTGTGGGACAAGTTCAGCGAATTGTCCACCAAGTGCATCATCAAGACGGTGGAGTTTGCCAAGCAGCTCCCCGGCTTCACCACGCTCACCATCGCCGACCAGATCACCCTCCTCAAAGCCGCCTGCCTCGACATCCTG ATCCTGCGGATCTGCACACGCTACACGCCGGAGCAGGACACCATGACCTTCTCGGACGGGCTGACGCTGAACCGCACGCAGATGCACAACGCCGGCTTCGGGCCGCTCACCGACCTGGTCTTCGCCTTCGCCAACCAGCTGCTGCCGCTGGAGATGGACGACGCGGAGACGGGGCTGCTCAGCGCCATCTGCCTCATCTGCggag ACCGCCAGGACCTGGAGCAGCCCGACAGAGTGGACAAGCTGCAGGAGCCACTGCTGGAGGCGCTGAAGGTCTacgtgaggaagaggaggcccAACAGGCCCCACATGTTCCCCAAGATGCTGATGAAGATCACGGATCTGCGCAGCATCAGCGCCAAGG GCGCCGAGCGGGTGATCACGCTGAAGATGGAGATCCCGGGCTCGATGCCGCCGCTCATCCAGGAGATGCTGGAAAACTCGGAGGGTATGGACACACTGGGGGGGCAGCCGGGCGGCCCCCGCGCAGGCAGCCTGGGGCCCCCCCcgggcagctgcagccccagcctctCGCCCAGCTCCAACCGCAGCAGCCCGGCCACGCACTCGCCGTGA
- the TOP2A gene encoding DNA topoisomerase 2-alpha, which translates to MELQESPSPLRPADENRRLAKGDGAVKGLSVEHIYQKKTQLEHILLRPDTYIGSVELVTQQMWVFDEGVGLNCRDVTFVPGLYKIFDEILVNAADNKQRDKNMSCIKVTIDVENNTISVWNNGKGIPVVEHKVEKVYVPALIFGQLLTSSNYDDNEKKVTGGRNGYGAKLCNIFSKKFTVETACREYKKLFKQTWTDNMGKAGEMKLKYYDGEDYTCVTFQPDLSKFKMTILDKDIVALMSRRAYDIAGSTKDVKVFLNGQRLPVKGFRSYVDLYLKDKVDETGNELKVIHEEVNSRWEVCLTLSEKGFQQVSFVNSIATTKGGRHVDYVADQLVTKIIEVVKKKNKNGVGVKPFQVKNHMWIFVNALIENPTFDSQTKENMTLQAKNFGSTCKLSEKFIKGAVGCGIVESILNWVKFKAQSQLNKKCSAVKHTKIKGVPKLDDANDAGSKNSLDCTLILTEGDSAKTLAVSGLGVVGRDKYGVFPLRGKMLNVREASHKQIMENAEINNIIKIVGLQYKKNYEDQESLKTLRYGKIMIMTDQDQDGSHIKGLLINFIHHNWPSLLRHNFLEEFITPIIKVSKNKDEISFYSIPEFEEWKSNTQNYNSWKIKYYKGLGTSTSKEAKEYFADMARHRIGFKYSGPEDDAAITLAFSKKKVEERKEWLTNFMEDRRQRKLHGLPEEYLYGKNTNYLTYNDFINKELVLFSNSDNERSIPSLVDGLKPGQRKVVFTCFKRNDKREVKVAQLAGSVAEMSSYHHGEASLMMTIINLAQNFVGSNNLNLLQPIGQFGTRLHGGKDSASPRYIFTMLSPLARLVFPPTDDNILRFLYDDNQRVEPEWYMPIIPMVLINGAEGIGTGWSCKIPNFDIREVVNNIRRLMDGEEPLPMLPSYKNFKGTIDELGPNQYVISGEVSILDSTTIEITELPVRTWTQTYKEQVLEPMLNGTEKTPPLITDYKEYHTDTTVKFIVKMTEEKLAEAKRAGLHKVFKLQTNLTCNSMVLFDHVGFLKKYDSPQDILKEFFELRLRYYGLRKEWLIGMIGAESAKLSNQARFILEKIDGKIVIENKPKKELIQVLIQRGYESDPVKAWKESQNKEEEEEEQDESDKESAAATGPDFNYLLNMPLWYLTKEKKDELCKQRDNKETELENLKRKSPPDLWKEDLAVFIEELDAVEAKQMQDEMAGVAGKPLKVKGGKVKVKKAQLPEVMPSTHGERVVPQITAEMKAEAEKRTKRKIKSEKNEFDENQEENTSGDKEPSSLKQRLMQKTKTEQGAKRQATLPFKPIKKTKKRNPWSDSGSDSESDFEAPPQRERVVRQAAAKVRTIISSDSEASLSSSEEEFKLQDNSEDSTEPDISPKEKPAPKPKAAPKETTEKAAKAPKQKLVQSAIPVQVQDVANENRSQAPAAPSAAVQRDKAVSKKPAAAKKAAAAKDNQPSIMDVLTKKKAAPKSSKTVLKEERSPDLDAGAAGDKKPGPARVRKVTKRLPSISDSDSDSDFGSKPSKSVAAKKSKVEDNGGFAVESTAGADSPEAAVPCARPRRLKKPVQYLEESDEDDMV; encoded by the exons TCAATGCTGCAGACAACAAGCAGAGGGATAAAAACATGTCATGCATTAAAGTTACAATTGACGT agaGAATAACACAATCAGTGTATGGAACAATGGGAAAGGTATTCCAGTAGTTGAACACAAAGTGGAGAAGGTCTATGTGCCTGCTCTTATCTTTGGACAGCTACTGACATCCAGCAACTACGATGACAATGAAAAGAAAGTCACAG GTGGGCGAAATGGTTATGGAGCCAAACTGTGCAACATATTTAGCAAAAAATTTACTGTGGAAACTGCGTGTCGTGAATACAAAAAGTTATTCAAGCAG ACCTGGACAGACAACATGGGAAAGGCTGgtgaaatgaaactgaaatattatGATGGAGAAGATTACACGTGTGTCACTTTCCAACCTGATCTGTCAAAATTCAAAATGACAATTCTTGATAAAGACATTGTAGCACTAATGTCTCGAAGAGCGTATGATATTGCTGGATCCACAAAGGATGTCAAAGTTTTCCTAAATGGACAGAGGCTGCCT GTGAAAGGATTCCGCAGTTATGTGGACCTCTATCTAAAGGACAAAGTAGACGAAACCGGTAACGAGCTGAAGGTTATCCACGAGGAAGTGAATTCTCGGTGGGAAGTGTGTTTGACTCTAAGTGAAAAAGGTTTCCAGCAAGTGAGCTTTGTCAACAGCATTGCCACTACAAAG GGTGGCAGGCATGTTGATTACGTAGCGGACCAGCTGGTGACTAAAATCATTGAagttgtgaaaaagaaaaataaaaacggAGTCGGAGTGAAGCCTTTTCAG GTGAAGAACCACATGTGGATTTTCGTGAATGCCTTAATTGAAAACCCAACCTTTGACTCTCAGACCAAGGAGAACATGACTCTGCAGGCAAAGAACTTTGGCTCAACCTGTAAACTGAGTGAAAAATTTATTAAGGGT GCAGTTGGCTGTGGCATTGTGGAAAGTATCCTAAACTGGGTAAAATTTAAAGCACAGAGCCAGCTGAATAAGAAATGTTCGGCTGTGAAACACACTAAGATTAAGGGTGTTCCTAAACTGGATGATGCCAATGATGCTG gCAGCAAGAATTCTTTAGATTGTACACTCATCCTGACCGAGGGGGACTCAGCCAAAACACTGGCTGTCTCTGGTCTCGGAGTGGTTGGTAGAGACAAATACGGAGTATTTCCCCTTCGTGGTAAAATGCTCAACGTCAGGGAAGCTTCTCATAAGCAG ATTATGGAAAACGCTGAAATCAACAACATCATCAAGATTGTGGGTTTACAATATAAAAAGAACTATGAAGATCAAGAATCTTTAAAGACTCTTCGCTATGGAAAGATTATGATTATGACAGATCAG GATCAAGATGGATCACATATCAAAGGTTTACTGATTAACTTCATCCATCACAACTGGCCATCTCTTCTAAGACACAACTTTTTGGAGGAATTTATTACTCCCATCATAAAG GTCTCTAAGAACAAAGACGAAATTTCATTCTACAGCATTCCTGAATTTGAAGAATGGAAAAGCAATACACAGAACTACAACTCGTGGAAAATCAAGTACTACAAAG GTTTGGGTACCAGCACATCGAAGGAGGCTAAAGAATACTTTGCAGATATGGCTAGACATCGAATTGGCTTCAAATATTCTGGTCCTGAAGATGATGCTGCGATCACCCTG GCCTTTAGCAAGAAGAAGGTAGAGGAGCGAAAGGAGTGGCTGACTAATTTCATGGAGGATAGAAGACAACGGAAGCTGCATGGCCTGCCAGAG GAATACCTGTATGGGAAAAATACTAATTACCTGACGTACAACGACTTCATTAACAAGGAGCTGGTCCTGTTCTCAAACTCAGATAACGAAAGATCGATCCCGTCACTGGTTGATG gTCTGAAGCCAGGTCAAAGGAAAGTTGTTTTCACATGTTTCAAACGAAATGATAAGCGGGAGGTGAAGGTTGCTCAGCTGGCTGGTTCTGTAGCAGAGATGTCATCATACCATCATGGTGAA GCATCGCTGATGATGACTATTATTAATTTAGCTCAGAACTTTGTGGGCAGTAACAACCTCAACCTGCTGCAGCCTATCGGTCAGTTTGGCACGAGGCTGCATGGTGGGAAAGACTCTGCCAGCCCTCGATACATCTTTACAATGCTCAG CCCCCTAGCACGGTTGGTGTTCCCACCAACAGACGACAATATCCTGAGGTTCCTATATGATGACAATCAACGTGTGGAGCCGGAATGGTATATGCCCATCATTCCCATGGTGCTGATAAACGGGGCAGAAGGGATTGGTACGGGCTGGTCCTGTAAGATCCCCAACTTTGACATCAGGGAAGTTGTGAATAATATCCGTCGTTTGATGGATGGAGAAGAGCCACTGCCAATG CTTCCTAGTTACAAGAATTTCAAAGGCACAATAGATGAGCTGGGACCTAATCAGTATGTGATAAGTGGCGAAGTGTCTATTCTGGATTCTACAACCATTGAGATCACTGAGCTGCCTGTCAGAACGTGGACACAG ACTTACAAAGAGCAAGTTCTGGAGCCAATGTTAAACGGGACTGAGAAGACACCCCCACTAATTACAGACTATAAAGAATATCACACAGACACCACAGTGAAGTTTATAGTGAAGATGACAGAGGAAAAACTAGCTGAAGCTAAAAGAGCGGGGCTGCACAAGGTCTTCAAACTCCAAACGAATTTAACATGCAACTCCATG GTTCTTTTTGACCACGTTGGCTTTCTCAAGAAGTACGACTCTCCCCAGGATATTCTTAAAGAGTTCTTTGAACTCAGGCTCCGGTATTATGGTTTGAGAAAAGAATGGCTCATTGGAATGATCGGTGCCGAGTCTGCAAAACTGAGCAACCAGGCTCGTTTCATCCTGGAGAAAATAGATGGCAAAATTGTCATCG aaaacaaacccaagaaaGAGTTGATTCAAGTCCTTATCCAGAGAGGGTATGAATCTGATCCGGTGAAGGCTTGGAAGGAATcgcaaaacaag gaagaagaggaggaggaacaagATGAGAGTGACAAAGAATCAGCTGCAGCTACCGGCCCAGACTTCAACTATCTGCTGAACATGCCCCTTTGGTATCTgactaaagagaagaaagatgagCTCTGTAAGCAGAGAGATAACAAA GAGACTGAGTTGGAAAACCTTAAGCGCAAGAGCCCCCCTGATCTGTGGAAGGAAGACCTTGCTGTCTTTATAGAAGAACTTGAT GCGGTGGAAGCCAAGCAAATGCAGGATGAGATGGCAGGAGTTGCTGGTAAACCTTTAAAggtgaaaggaggaaaagtgaAGGTGAAGAAAGCGCAACTGCCAGAAGTCATGCCATCAACCCACGGCGAAAGGGTTGTTCCTCAAATAACTGCGGAGATGAAGGCAGAGGCAGAGAAGAgaactaaaaggaaaataaag agtgaaaaaaatgaatttgacgagaatcaagaagaaaacacatcagGAGACAAAGAGCCATCAAGCCTTAAGCAGAGATTAATGCAGAAGACTAAGACTGAGCAAG GTGCAAAGAGACAGGCCACTCTACCATTTAAGCcaataaagaaaaccaagaaacGAAACCCTTGGTCTGACTCGGGATCTGATTCAGAGTCTGATTTTGAGGCGCCTCCTCAAAGAGAAAGAGTGGTCCGCCAGGCAGCAG CCAAAGTCAGGACCATAATCAGTTCGGACTCAGAGGCGAGTCTCTCCAGCTCGGAGGAGGAGTTCAAACTTCAGGACAACAGTGAAGACAGCACTGAACCAGATATAAGCCCAAAAGAAAAACCTGCTCCCAAACCCAAAGCTGCTCCAAA ggaaaccactgaaaaagCAGCTAAAGCTCCCAAGCAGAAGCTGGTGCAAAGCGCTATCCCTG TTCAAGTCCAAGATGTTGCTAATGAAAACAGGAGTCAAGCTCCTGCAGCGCCGTCCGCCGCCGTGCAGCGCGATAAGGCCGTATCTAAAAAGCCTGCTGCAGCTAAGAAGGCCGCTGCCGCTAAGG ATAACCAACCGTCCATCATGGATGTTCTCACCAAGAAAAAGGCTGCGCCCAAATCCAGCAAGACCGTGCTGAAGGAGGAGAGGTCCCCGGATTTGGATGCTGGAGCGGCGGGTGACAAGAAGCCCGGCCCGGCCAGGGTGCGGAAAGTCACCAAAAGGCTGCCAAGCATTTCAGATTCCGATTCGGATTCGGATTTTGGCTCCAAGCCATCCAAATCAGTTGCAGCAAAG aAATCCAAGGTGGAAGACAATGGTGGTTTTGCTGTTGAATCGACCGCCGGTGCGGACAGCCCCGAGGCGGCCGTGCCCTGCGCCAGGCCCAGGCGCCTCAAAAAGCCCGTCCAGTACCTGGAGGAGTCCGACGAGGACGATATGGTTTGA
- the GJD3 gene encoding gap junction delta-3 protein: MPALGCLLGSECCSFVPPEPGGLGWLGYTGISAQGAAVPCTNPHPRQLLAPEQPLSLEPPRTELSPSRPAGRPCLFKRTPGVAVGQSAQPSRTRDRTALDRRWRIVDRSLRSAAMGEWGFLSSLLDAVQEHSPMVGRFWLVVMLLFRILVLATVGSDVFEDEQEEFVCNTQQPGCKPVCYDAAFPISHYRFLVFHVVVLSAPAALFVIFAVHQAAKPEHGGAQGQRARRLQPFYVGSVVARIAAELGFLLGQALLYGFRVQPLFVCRRRPCPHRVDCFVSRPTEKTVFIHFYFVVGLVSALLSLAELAHLLHKGPPAARGSGCCHRPQERGPAPGQPAGAAEEPCHPKAVPARGDLTV; the protein is encoded by the exons ATGCCAGCGCTGGGGTGCCTTTTGGGGTCTGAGTGTTGCAGCTTTGTACCCCCAGAAcctgggggtttggggtggcTTGGGTACACTGGTATTTCTGCACAGGGGGCTGCTGTCCCCTGCACCAACCCAcaccccaggcagctgctggcccCAGAGCAGCCTTTGTCCTTGGAGCCCCCCCGAACAGAGCTGAgcccctcccgccccgccgggcgcCCCTGTCTCTTTAAAAGGACTCCAGGCGTGGCTGTGGGACagtcagcccagcccagccggACGAGGGACCGGACAGCCCTGGACAGGCGCTGGCGCATCGTGGACCGCAGCCTGCGCAG CGCGGCCATGGGCGAGTGGGGATTCCTGAGCTCGCTGCTGGACGCGGTGCAGGAGCACTCGCCCATGGTGGGGCGGTTCTGGCTGGTGGTGATGCTCCTGTTCCGCATCCTGGTCCTGGCCACCGTGGGCAGCGACGTCTTCGAGGACGAGCAGGAGGAATTCGTCTGCAACACCCAGCAGCCGGGCTGCAAACCCGTCTGCTACGACGCCgccttccccatctcccactacCGCTTCCTCGTCTTCCACGTCGTCGTGCTCTCGGCTCCCGCCGCTCTCTTTGTCATCTTCGCCGTGCACCAGGCGGCCAAACCGGAGCACGGGGGAGCCCAGGGCCAGCGCGCCCGCCGCCTCCAGCCCTTCTACGTGGGCAGCGTGGTGGCGCGCATCGCGGCTGAGCTGGGCTTCTTGCTGGGGCAGGCGCTGCTCTACGGTTTCAGGGTGCAGCCGCTCTTCGTGTGCCGCCGCCGGCCCTGCCCGCACCGCGTTGACTGCTTCGTTTCCCGCCCCACCGAGAAAACCGTCTTCATCCACTTCTACTTCGTGGTGGGGCTGGTGTCGGCGCTGCTCAGCCTGGCCGAGCTCGCCCACCTCCTGCACAAGGGTCCCCCCGCGGCGCGGGGCAGCGGGTGCTGCCACCGGCCGCAGGAGCGGGGACCGGCCCCGGGGCAGCCAGCGGGGGCCGCGGAGGAGCCGTGTCACCCCAAGGCCGTCCCAGCGCGGGGGGACCTGACGGTGTAG
- the RARA gene encoding retinoic acid receptor alpha isoform X2, with amino-acid sequence MYEGAAVAGLPPGPFLRMDFYGPGRGCLLPERGPPAPRGAPRRPPPWSSSGRSVETQSTSSEEIVPSPPSPPPLPRIYKPCFVCQDKSSGYHYGVSACEGCKGFFRRSIQKNMVYTCHRDKNCIINKVTRNRCQYCRLQKCFEVGMSKESVRNDRNKKKKDVPKPECSESYIVTPEVEELIEKVRKAHQETFPALCQLGKYTTKNSSEQRVSLDIDLWDKFSELSTKCIIKTVEFAKQLPGFTTLTIADQITLLKAACLDILILRICTRYTPEQDTMTFSDGLTLNRTQMHNAGFGPLTDLVFAFANQLLPLEMDDAETGLLSAICLICGDRQDLEQPDRVDKLQEPLLEALKVYVRKRRPNRPHMFPKMLMKITDLRSISAKGAERVITLKMEIPGSMPPLIQEMLENSEGMDTLGGQPGGPRAGSLGPPPGSCSPSLSPSSNRSSPATHSP; translated from the exons ATGTACGAGGGTGCGGCGGTGGCGGGGCTGCCCCCCGGCCCCTTCCTCCGGATGGATTTCtacgggccgggccggggctgtTTGCTGCCGGAGCGCggcccccccgcgccccgcggggccccccgccgccccccgccctgGAGCAGCTCCGGCCGCT CCGTCGAGACGCAGAGCACCAGCTCGGAGGAGATCGTGCCCAGCCCCCCCTCGCCCCCCCCTCTGCCCCGCATCTACAAGCCCTGTTTCGTCTGCCAGGACAAGTCCTCCGGGTACCACTACGGGGTCAGCGCCTGTGAGGGCTGCAAG GGTTTCTTCCGCCGCAGCATCCAGAAGAACATGGTGTACACGTGCCACCGGGACAAGAACTGCATCATCAACAAGGTGACGCGCAACCGGTGCCAGTACTGCCGCCTCCAGAAGTGCTTCGAAGTCGGCATGTCCAAGGAGT CCGTCCGCAATGACCGgaacaagaagaagaaggacGTGCCCAAGCCGGAGTGCTCGGAGAGCTACATCGTCACGCCCGAGGTGGAGGAGCTCATCGAGAAGGTGCGCAAAGCCCACCAGGAGACCTTCCCCGCGCTCTGCCAGCTCGGCAAATACACTACG AAAAACAGCTCGGAGCAGCGAGTCTCGCTGGACATCGACCTGTGGGACAAGTTCAGCGAATTGTCCACCAAGTGCATCATCAAGACGGTGGAGTTTGCCAAGCAGCTCCCCGGCTTCACCACGCTCACCATCGCCGACCAGATCACCCTCCTCAAAGCCGCCTGCCTCGACATCCTG ATCCTGCGGATCTGCACACGCTACACGCCGGAGCAGGACACCATGACCTTCTCGGACGGGCTGACGCTGAACCGCACGCAGATGCACAACGCCGGCTTCGGGCCGCTCACCGACCTGGTCTTCGCCTTCGCCAACCAGCTGCTGCCGCTGGAGATGGACGACGCGGAGACGGGGCTGCTCAGCGCCATCTGCCTCATCTGCggag ACCGCCAGGACCTGGAGCAGCCCGACAGAGTGGACAAGCTGCAGGAGCCACTGCTGGAGGCGCTGAAGGTCTacgtgaggaagaggaggcccAACAGGCCCCACATGTTCCCCAAGATGCTGATGAAGATCACGGATCTGCGCAGCATCAGCGCCAAGG GCGCCGAGCGGGTGATCACGCTGAAGATGGAGATCCCGGGCTCGATGCCGCCGCTCATCCAGGAGATGCTGGAAAACTCGGAGGGTATGGACACACTGGGGGGGCAGCCGGGCGGCCCCCGCGCAGGCAGCCTGGGGCCCCCCCcgggcagctgcagccccagcctctCGCCCAGCTCCAACCGCAGCAGCCCGGCCACGCACTCGCCGTGA
- the RARA gene encoding retinoic acid receptor alpha isoform X1: protein MASNSSSCPTPGGGHLNGYPVSPYAFFFPHMLGGLSPPSTLAGIQHQLPVSGYSTPSPATVETQSTSSEEIVPSPPSPPPLPRIYKPCFVCQDKSSGYHYGVSACEGCKGFFRRSIQKNMVYTCHRDKNCIINKVTRNRCQYCRLQKCFEVGMSKESVRNDRNKKKKDVPKPECSESYIVTPEVEELIEKVRKAHQETFPALCQLGKYTTKNSSEQRVSLDIDLWDKFSELSTKCIIKTVEFAKQLPGFTTLTIADQITLLKAACLDILILRICTRYTPEQDTMTFSDGLTLNRTQMHNAGFGPLTDLVFAFANQLLPLEMDDAETGLLSAICLICGDRQDLEQPDRVDKLQEPLLEALKVYVRKRRPNRPHMFPKMLMKITDLRSISAKGAERVITLKMEIPGSMPPLIQEMLENSEGMDTLGGQPGGPRAGSLGPPPGSCSPSLSPSSNRSSPATHSP, encoded by the exons ATGGccagcaacagcagctcctgccccacgCCTGGGGGGGGGCACCTCAACGGTTACCCCGTGTCCCCCTAcgccttcttcttcccccacaTGCTGGGGGGGCTCTCGCCGCCCAGCACACTGGCCGGCATCCAGCACCAGCTGCCCGTCAGCGGATACAGCACCCCCTCGCCTGCCA CCGTCGAGACGCAGAGCACCAGCTCGGAGGAGATCGTGCCCAGCCCCCCCTCGCCCCCCCCTCTGCCCCGCATCTACAAGCCCTGTTTCGTCTGCCAGGACAAGTCCTCCGGGTACCACTACGGGGTCAGCGCCTGTGAGGGCTGCAAG GGTTTCTTCCGCCGCAGCATCCAGAAGAACATGGTGTACACGTGCCACCGGGACAAGAACTGCATCATCAACAAGGTGACGCGCAACCGGTGCCAGTACTGCCGCCTCCAGAAGTGCTTCGAAGTCGGCATGTCCAAGGAGT CCGTCCGCAATGACCGgaacaagaagaagaaggacGTGCCCAAGCCGGAGTGCTCGGAGAGCTACATCGTCACGCCCGAGGTGGAGGAGCTCATCGAGAAGGTGCGCAAAGCCCACCAGGAGACCTTCCCCGCGCTCTGCCAGCTCGGCAAATACACTACG AAAAACAGCTCGGAGCAGCGAGTCTCGCTGGACATCGACCTGTGGGACAAGTTCAGCGAATTGTCCACCAAGTGCATCATCAAGACGGTGGAGTTTGCCAAGCAGCTCCCCGGCTTCACCACGCTCACCATCGCCGACCAGATCACCCTCCTCAAAGCCGCCTGCCTCGACATCCTG ATCCTGCGGATCTGCACACGCTACACGCCGGAGCAGGACACCATGACCTTCTCGGACGGGCTGACGCTGAACCGCACGCAGATGCACAACGCCGGCTTCGGGCCGCTCACCGACCTGGTCTTCGCCTTCGCCAACCAGCTGCTGCCGCTGGAGATGGACGACGCGGAGACGGGGCTGCTCAGCGCCATCTGCCTCATCTGCggag ACCGCCAGGACCTGGAGCAGCCCGACAGAGTGGACAAGCTGCAGGAGCCACTGCTGGAGGCGCTGAAGGTCTacgtgaggaagaggaggcccAACAGGCCCCACATGTTCCCCAAGATGCTGATGAAGATCACGGATCTGCGCAGCATCAGCGCCAAGG GCGCCGAGCGGGTGATCACGCTGAAGATGGAGATCCCGGGCTCGATGCCGCCGCTCATCCAGGAGATGCTGGAAAACTCGGAGGGTATGGACACACTGGGGGGGCAGCCGGGCGGCCCCCGCGCAGGCAGCCTGGGGCCCCCCCcgggcagctgcagccccagcctctCGCCCAGCTCCAACCGCAGCAGCCCGGCCACGCACTCGCCGTGA